The Flavobacterium psychrophilum genome includes a region encoding these proteins:
- a CDS encoding F0F1-ATPase subunit, with product MTSNSNQDKKKRNKWIALINIPVQMGVVIFLFSWFGNWLDEKYGNTSNTNQMIFTLLGVFIALYNVIRQVNQLNKYN from the coding sequence ATGACCAGCAACAGCAACCAGGATAAGAAAAAAAGAAACAAGTGGATAGCACTTATTAATATACCTGTTCAAATGGGTGTAGTAATATTCTTGTTCTCATGGTTTGGCAACTGGCTGGACGAAAAGTATGGAAATACATCCAATACCAATCAAATGATTTTTACACTTCTTGGTGTTTTTATTGCACTATATAATGTAATACGTCAGGTTAATCAACTCAATAAATATAATTAA